From the genome of Eriocheir sinensis breed Jianghai 21 chromosome 55, ASM2467909v1, whole genome shotgun sequence:
GTTATACATCCAGGACGTTGTCATTGATTTGGTTTGTTATCGTCGCAATGGCCACAACGAAATTGACGAGCCGATGTTCACTCAACCCCTCATGTACAACCGCATCAGGAAGCTGAAGCCAGTCATTGACCTGTACGCTGATAAGCTGATCAATGAAGAAGTTGTGACACCGGAAGAGGCCAAGGTAAGTCTTGCCTGGGAATTTTTTTTAGCAGAGTAGTGTACTTTAGTATGGTGTGCCTTTTGACAGGAAATCATTTTAAATATGAAGATTAATTTTTGCTTCCTATGTACAAACAGCTATTTTGCAGCTTTTCctgtatctactttttttttacaccacCAGGAAGTAAGAGACAAATATGAAAAGATCCTGGAGGAAGCCTTTGCTGCTGCCAAGATGGAGACACGAGTATTCAACAAGCACTGGATTGACTCCCCCTGGTCTGGCTTCTTTGAGGGCAAGGATCCCCTGCGTGCCTCCCCCACAGGCATTCATGAAGACACCCTCAACCACATCTGCCGCAGGTTTGCCAGTGCCCCGCCCAATGCCAGTGACTTTGTCATCCACAGAGGTCTTCAGCGTATCCTTAACAGTAAGTGAGAAACTTTGGGGAAGCttcttcattttatatattttgaataatTTACATAATTTGTTTCAGTGCCATAACAGATAGGTGACTTGACAGGCTAATAATTTATTACcctaaaagaaatataaaaaatcacTGACTTTAAGTATGTACATGATTTGACATGCATTTGGATTTACTTGTGATTCTTGTTGCTTTTACAATCCTTTTCTTCAGCCCGATTGGAAATGACAAAGGATCGCACCATTGACTGGGCCATGGGGGAAGCTGTTGCCTTTGGGTCTTTGTTGAAGGAGGGGATCCATGTGCGCCTCTCAGGCCAGGACGTGGAGCGTGGGACCTTCTCCCACCGGCATCACATCCTCCATCACCAAAAAGTAATTTGTTCCTCTTGATATTTGATAATAATTCAAGAcatatttctctgttttttttccaccCACTTACTATTCAATTGTAGAGTAACATAGATGGCATTCAGTGACTAATTAGAATGATTTAGATATGGAAAAATGAGTAGATACAAATGTTCAAGGTTAGTGTGTGTGAAATGGTGAGAGTTGAAACATTTATGCCCTTGCACTTCCCTTGAGGGAGCTCTTAGGGGCTGGCATGACAACAGGTTAAAAGATGTATTGAAGGACTGTCTTTATATAGAAGTTTTGTATGATTAAAAGTTAAAAAGGAAAGTTTTAAGGATCGTTATAACTGCATGTCAGATATACTACGCTATGCCCTAAGAAAGGGCAGGTTTTTATTATATAGTATTATTTTGAAAAAGAATCACAAAATGTTGCATTGTAAAATCAAATATTTTCTATGATGATAATCATTTTAAAGTTCACTGCCTGTATTTTAAATCTTAAATAGATCAACTTTCATTCCCGTAACACTTTAGGGGGACTGCAGCATTGTCTTGGATCTCCATATCCAGTGGACCGTTAAGTAGGGGGAAGCAGAGGAATTTATCTAAATGTTTAAAGTTGCTTCACTAGAGTGGCAGTCACAGCTCAGGCTGGTGTGATACTGAAGAGCTGCTATTTATAAGTAATAGTTATTGAGCCTGGATAAGTTTCTTTACTCAACATAACTAATGCATCTTAATTCATGTCTGCATAGTTAATAGACCCTTTTAGAATAGCAATTTTGTCAGTTGCTTTCTGACACTAATGTTTATGATTCTTTTCATGACCTGGAGTTGGTATCTATGTGATGGGCTAACATAGATTTTGCTCCTGTCTCATATCTAGTGATAAAGTACCCATGTTCAATGTGATTGCTGAATGTCTtttcctaaaaaagaaaaaagaaaaaaagttactaaTATAATTACATAGTGAGAAGAAAACAGCAATATGTGCACTTGTAATGTGAGAGCTTAGAAGAGTGCTCACTGATTAACATAATTAGTGAGTTGAGAGCAGGGACTGGTCGGTGCCCATGAGTCTGCGCATGATGATGTGGCTGTTGATATTTTCAGGTGACAAATGACTCCCCAGTAAGGCGGTAGATGATACAGTCTGCAGCATCTCCCTTAGATGATTAGTTCACGCCAGTAACTACATGTGCCACTGGAGAATTAAGATTGTTCAGAGCTTACTTACATCCACTCATTTAACAAAAGAAACTTCTTTGTGCTAGTGTTGTTTTGCTAGCAATAACATTGTTTGCTATGAAAAAGTTTTGcttaacaatgaagatttgtctCAAGGAATGGTTAGTTTCATACCTATGCACCTGTGAGACTTCGTAAAACTTGCTGATATGGGTTTTTACTTTTCAAGCCTGCTGTTTATTTAATCCTATTCAAATGAGTGAAATATTTTGTTCTTTGATTATTATTTCTGCTAATTTCCTTTATGAAACTGATTAGACTGCTCATTTGCACTGCCCTTTATATCTGTGTTTGGTTGTATCCAGGCTCACTTGTCTTccccgtgtgtctgtgtgtgtagagCGTGCAGCAATTTTTAGAAGGTCAAGGTAGGGCATTGCTACTGATAAAAGGATGTGACTATACTCTATACAGACCAtttaaggatatatatatatatatatatatatatatatatatatatatatatatatatatatatatatatatatatatatatatatatatatatatatatatatatatatatatatatatatatatatatatatatatatatatatatatatatatatatatatatatatatatatatatatatatatatatatatatataaggaaagtaTAGAAATAGTTTTGATTCTTAAAACAAGTAGGATGTCATTGAAAGTACGGTTTTGAATCAGGAGTATGTGTGCCTATATACTACATGTGCTGggcagagaaaaaaagtgaaaataaagaaaaggaaaagatattgATAAAATTCCTTGTggcttccttctgcttctccttggAAACAGACTTTTGTGTTTTATGCATGTGAGTTCATGGAAATAGTGAACCATGATGTATAAGTTGTTACATGTAGTAAGGAGGAATGGTTCAATGAATGTAGTCCCTGCTTGATAATATAGTGTAATATAGTAGGTATTATAATAGTATTATTTGTATTTGACCATCTCATTGGTTGTATCTCTAATGGATTAAATAAGCAACATTTTACCAAAATATTATGCAGCTTCAGTTTATTTCTAATTCATTTTTGCAGCAGCTTTATCACTTGTGTCCAGGAACCAGCAATGATGGCGTTTTATTGCAGGAGGAGCATAATGCAAACTACTTTTAATTAACACTGTATTTTGCCCTTACTAACAGGTGGACAAGTCCCAGTACAATGCTCTGGCCAACCTGTACCCAGACCAGGCTCCCTACACAGTCTGCAACTCCTCTCTCTCTGAGTATGCAGTACTGGGCTTTGAGCTGGGCTTCTCCATGACCAACCCCAATGCCCTGGTTATCTGGGAGGCTCAATTTGGTGACTTCAACAACACGGCCCAGTGCATCATCGACCAGTTCATCGCATCTGGGCAGTCCAAGTGGATTCGACAAACTGGCTTGGTGATGCTCCTCCCTCATGGCATGGAGGGCATGGTGAGTGATGAGAGTGTCTTGTCCGTGTCTTGTGCCAGTTGAGTTTGTGTGTTATTAATCTGTTGGTATTTTGTGTTTTGATGATTGTGGTGAGTTGTGTTCatctttcctattttcatttcAAACATTTTCTCCCTACCATCTCCTAAGAGTGAATTTAAGCCAGGGGATCCAGCTCATTCTTGTCAGCCAGTTAGTCCATCAACCAGGGATGGGGAGCCAGGGGTATGTTACTTATCTGCTTCATCGCAGTTGCTTGGGGACAAAGGTTCCTGGCACCAAGCATGAGCTCACTTCTCTGGGTCAACCTGGCTTGGCAGCATCTCAGAGCTCTGGAATGCTGTAACGGTCTTGTAAAGGGGTTGTTGGTGATGTACATCTCTCATGATAGCACTATCCTTACTTACCATCCAGGTGCCTGTGGAGTTTGTTTTTGGGCAGTAGCTTCCGCAAAATAATTGCATTTCTCATGTACAGTTAGCAGGATAGAAGCAGCATTGGATTGAGGTGGTGGTTTTACTGAGAATTGTTGGCACTAGACTAATCATATTGGGTTCTTGCTCATTAATATGTTTTAAAATACCATTTATTTGGTAAATGTCTGTAGCACATCTTTTATCATCAGCCTGTCTAATTGTTAACCATCCAACTTTTTTCTATAAAGTTGTTCTCATTAGTGACTAACAGCTACCATCGGCTACCTGCTACATGCTATGTATGGGAAAATGATGGATATATGGTTGAAAGACCTTTATCCATATCATTTCTATTGTTATGACTACCTCTACTGGTTGGTGGCTGTTGCAATAACTCAATGCTAAGTTATGTCACTTTCTGTATGTAAAATTATGTTTCTATTTGAATATACTATTGTTGGTTGTCTGACCTGACTTTATAACTGATAATAGCTTCAAATTTGAGTACATTTTTTTACATATGTTGAAATTTTAGCCAGACTTGACCCCCCCCACAGGGACCCGAGCACTCCAGTGCCCGTCTGGAGCGCTTCCTGCAGATGACCTCAGATGATCCAGATGTCCTGCCAGCATTCTCATCCGATTTTGCAATCCGCCAGCTGTCTGACATCAATTGGATTGTAAGAGAAactgtatttttacatatatgcctCATGCATGCCATTACATACCTCAAATCTGTTATTTAGATATTATCTTGCTGGTTTTGCACACTTCCATAATATaatcatgaaataatgtaaagcaAATAGGTCCTCTGTGATAAGTATAACAAAATAAACCATTTAATTTTGATCTAAGCTCATTGCCATGAATTTTCATTCATATGACATGACTTGCATAAGCAGTGCTGAGGACCAAGAAAAActtcagaaaacaagaaaatgtttAAGatcagaggaggaaaaattgccAAACAGAGTAGACTACACACATTCACATGTTGTTTAAGAAATCTTATCTGTAACCCAGCGTGTACTTATTCATCATCTATTCTGTGTTCAAAACATTCACCCAGAAGTCACCATGATTGGTATTTCAGGTCGCCAACTGCTCCACCCCTGCCAACCTGTTCCACATCTTGCGCCGCCAAATTGTCCTGCCCTTCCGCAAGCCCCTGATTCTCATGACCCCCAAGTCTCTGCTGAGGCACCCTGAAGCCAAGTCCTCCTTTGATGATCTGGTTGAGGGCACTGAATTCCgacggtaagagagagagagagagtgagtgtgagtgagttaatgagtgagtgagtgaagagaagagaagagaagagaagagtgggTAAAGCTTTGAAAGAACTCACCGTGCAATATTTCCTTGACAGAGTGATCCCTGATGAGGGGCCAGCAGCCAAGAATCCATCTGGGGTGAAGAAGCTCATCTTCTGCTCTGGCAAGGTGTACTATGACCTGACAGCAGCCCGGAAGGAGGCAGGATTGGAGGATACGATAGCTATTGGCAGGGTTGAGCAGGTAAGacgcgaatgtgtgtgtgtgtgcaaaagaaATAAGCAAGGCACAGTTTCACTCATCACTCTCATGGAGGTGTGACTGGTGTGAGCTGGAGTATTTTATACCACTGGTGGTTAATGGTTGTTACAATGCATTGgtgtaaatgaataaaaagaaaaggtggaattttgttttatgtttgctGAGTTAGGGCCCCGGCATCCTTAATTAAGTGATGCTCATTGTATAGAAATACTCTAGGTGGTACAGACTCAACAAGACAAATTATACTCAACTCATCACCCACTGAATTCAGTTTCTAACCTAATGTCTGGCAGAAAAGAATTGTAAACACTTACCTTGtcactcctccatcacctcctctctcttGCAGATTGCACCTTTCCCTTATGACCTCATCAAGCAGGAGTGTGACAAGTATCCTGATGCTGAGCTGGTGTGGTCTCAGGAGGAACACAAGAACATGGGCTCCTGGTCCTACATTCAGCCCAGGATAGCCACTTGTCTCAACTGTGAGCGACACATAACGTAAGTAGAGGAAAatttggcttttttttcatattttctagaGAATAACCAATATGAATTATTATTAAGTACACATTGTTTGCTAACCAGCTCTGTTTATAAATCTAACCCTAATTAGAAGTGCTCTTAGTAAAGAGCAGTTGTAGCACAGTTGTTTAGCTATCTTCTGCAAATCTAAGGTTGTCAGTTATTCACTACCTTGATTCCTGTGTTACACCATTCTGACCTAATACTTCCTATTAGAAAGCTGCAAATAATTTGGGAGCTACTGTCCCCTTGCCTAACACCTTCCTTGGTTCaaattttcttgcttttcttgtgGAGTTTAATATTTATTGTGCTTCTCCACATATCTTCCAACCTTTATGTATAGTTCAGCAACATCCTGCCTCGTGATTGTCTGCATGACTGCTGGAGCTTTTGCACAGTCAAATTCTTTCTAATAATCAATGAGAGCCATGCTGATTATTCAAATAACTTGTTAAATGATGAGGGTGTGGTCAGTTGTTGAGTATCCACTACAAAATCCAACTCTTGTTTGGTTCAAGTCTAAGTGTTGCCCGTGGGCTGTTTGTTTTGGTCTTATAAAAAGTTTGTATGTTACAGGGTAGGTTACTTATGGGTCAGTAGTACTTTGTCTATTATGTCACCTTTATTGTGAAGTGATATAATGGTGCCATTTTAATAGGCACATGGAACTCTATGACTCCAAGCATTCTGTATCTGTTCAATTTCTTACTATGTCCTCTCAgttacctcctcccttccatctcaattaaatcatttctatccagcacatccattccacttgtgttcctgtacagtgctatcaggtctcctctcttctttcttcgagTGTTAGTAGGTCCAGTCCCCCCAATCTAGTCTCATATGACAGATTTGGTAGTTCTGTtaccatcttagttgcaatcctttgaatcctttcaagtttccttatGTCCTTGTTCTTGTGAGGTAACCAAACAACcgctgcatactctaaccttggtctaatcaatgttgtCATTATCGTCTTCATCATGTCTCTGTCCAAGTAGTGAAATGCctctaatattttgcagcagACTATATGTTTCTCCAAATAGCTTATTTATGTGGTTCTCAggtgtcagtgtatcttgtattataattcctaagtctttttcttccttcgctgtGTCAATGGTTgtccctttcatttcattcactccacttggtctatttttactcttgcccattttcattgtgtgacactTCTTTTTATTGAACTGCATTTCCCATTCTTTACTCCATTCATGAATCTTATTTAAATCTTTCTGCAGTTTATTACAATCatcctcatctcttatttttctaagcagtttggcatcatctgcaaacatactcatGTAACTCTTCACTTTTTctagcatatcatttatatatattaaaaacattaTATGTGTTAACACTGATCCCTGAGGAGCTCCACTGGTGACCCTTCTCCAGTCTGATTTCTCATCCTTAAACAcagttctcatttctctgtttgttaggtcatttttcatccattctgtcaTTTTCTCCCTAATCCTCCTCTATTTCTAATTTCCACAGCAATCTCTTACGTGGAACTTTATCAACTGCCCTTTTTGGGTCCAAAAATATGCAGGCCtcccatctgtctctctcctgcACTATATCTattactcttgagtaaaaacatATTAGGTTTGTGACTcaagatttaccttgtctgaatccaaattgactcatttattatcttctctctttctagatGGTCTATCCACTGTCTTAATTATCTTCTCACACAGCTTGCACATGACGCTCGTTACAGAAACCAGTCTTTAGTTCAGAGGCTGTTGTTTATTTACGCTCTTATATAATGGGACCACCTGTGCCCTCTTCCATTGCACTGGGACTTCCCCAGTTTTGAGTgtttttacctagttgtaattttacagggcctgggcttatgctcgtgtggtcccatctccgtatCTGTACTTGTCCTGTTTTTCCTTCGCTGATACCATTTCCTCACTTAGtctattccaaacctctatgtttctttgcaggaagctatatttttttgtctctcaagcaccttccttctctcaatttttttctgtgtcctcgtgtgttgctggtgtttcttccttctcttagtagtaactcctcattatctacttcttccattttattccacaacttataaattagtattaggtctcccctttctcttctttgttccaatgttggcaggtccatttcctttaacctttcttcatatgacaatcccttcagttctggaaccatcttcattgccatcctttgtattctttcaagtttttttacatgtttcttcttatggggagaccacacagtttccacATATTCCAaatttggtctaatcatagtggtaatcatgtgtgtgtgtgtgtgtgtgtgtgtgcgtgcgtgcatctGTGCGTGAAtacgtgtatatgtatgtgtgagtgtgtttgtttgtttgttgtaatGTAGGAAGAGGACTAACCACAGACCATGCTCTCCTGTAGACAAAGTCCCTCAGAGAGCCAGGAGTCTCAGTCTTGGTACGAATATTGGTTCCCTTGGCTCTTCCCAACTTCGAGCCCTTCTGAGGTGATGCCCTCTGAGGTGCCTGTCACAACTCAGAGTGACACTCCCTCTGTTACCAGAGAAGTGAGGTGAGCTCAATCTCACTCCAGAGTTGCTTGTAGGCACTCAAGGGTTACCTTTTTGACAGTGATAATTTTCACTGAAAACACTCCTTTTCTGGGTGGACACCTTGCTTGCTGTCAACACAGTATCCTAACTCTACGCATATCTTATCATGTATAATTTTTTAGTGTTATCTCTAAAATTTTAAGTTTATATGGCCACATGCACGTACCAAGACTGATGCTGAGGCTGTTTGTGGACCAGGTGGCTCCGTCCACTGATGACTTGTCTAATCCAGAACACAATGATCCAAACTCACTTCACTTAGCAAACCTGAACACACTATCCAAATTATTTATGATCCATCCCTTGCGGGTGTTATAATTTGTACCCTGCATGCGTGGATGTGAAGATGTTGGTGTGTAACTGTGTATGTACCAGAAAAATCGACAGTACCTAGATCATTCTTTTGTGTAACCAGTGaaaggataaacaaagaaaaataagtcaTCAGTTGATGTTTGTGGGTGTCACTTTGGAATATCCAGATGAAAGATTGAGTGCTGAAGTGTTCTGATCAAAACTGTAGATAACATTAGTAAATTAATAGGTTAGTGAGGGGAATGGTAATGAGCAGGAACTTGTATTAGGAACTGCTGTATGTAGTGGTGTCCGCCTCCCTGCAGTAACTTAAAGGATAATAACCAAGATCCTTTGAAGGAGCCCTCACACCAGCCTTAGcatctttttcctttatcattggCACCTTTTTACTTAGTTATaaaattttttgtttatttttcctttgaaATGGAcgtttgtctcttcctcttggAGCATCTCCTCTGGAGTGTTTGTTCTTTATACCACATGTTGTTCTTGTAGTTTTATGCACCATTTCTAATAGTACTCAAGGATTCTAGTAAATTAGGTTAatttttttgttgctgatttCAGTTGTAATTGCATGAATGTATCCTTGGAACAGCAAACAACTTTATTAAGGCCTGTTTTCATATGTCATCAGGGTCTCTTTAGTGTTCCTGGTGGGGTGTGGAGTGTAGCCGGGCATGAAGCTGTGCTAGGTGTTGTGCAGGACTTGTACACTCAGATATGATCGTAGAAACAAATTACAGTAAACACAGACGGATGCTTTGTTAGGATTTTGAAATGACTTTGTCTTGAGAGGCAGAACATAGTTAAGTCAATGAAGTTAATCCAGATATTACATTATGTCGGATAAATTGTTGATTGAATAAGAAGAGAATAATGATTGctagattttattttatttatttattatttattttttatttattttgttattcactttatttatttatttatttttgcctgtggcaccagtaggctctcttgttagagcctgatggtcggcccagcccgttgaggtgcaggcaagtgtttacagtgggtATTGTTTGTTGGATATTGGTAAAACAATATCCTAACATGAAGGGACTTTTATAATTACATGTCAGGAAGACCCTACACAGGATGATTTACTCCTGTATTGCTGGAAATCTCTGTCAGATGTACTTGTCAGGTTAAGGTTATCTACATTGTTTGCATAGGAGAAATATCAAACTATTCAATGTCATTTATACTCTCATGTAGCCATTATATGTTATGCTTTACAATATTGTTGCTGGTGAAGACAGTTGCATTGTCTAAAGCTGATGTGCATCATTGGTTACAaatggagggagataaaaaagctAACTATATTTTACACAAACTTATTGTGtcacctttttccctctccaccagatATTGCGGGCGGCCAGTGTCAGCCTCCCCAGCCACTGGTAACAAGAAGACGCACCAGCGGGAATTGAAGAACCTTTTGGAGGATTCCTTGACTGTGTCCCAGTAGGATCCTCCACCACAGGCAGAATGAGGATCACTCTTGTGGAAGAGAATTCACAACAGGTACACAACTATCTTGAGGTCTTGGAGTAAATCCTGAATTTAAATCGATGATGACATTTTGTCAAGCCCACACACAGCCATAACATGTGCCCCTAACTTTACTTTTATCTATTACTTTGTCTTTTTTGATATTCAAAATATTTGCATTATGTCCTTTTAATGAAAATTCTTTAGTCAGTTTTAGAAGTGTGGGAAATGTGTTTTGAAACTCGAAAATCATTCAGCATTATAATTTGAAAATATGTATCCTGAGTTTGAAGCAGCAACCTATTCTGATTTATGAGATGAGTATGATATGGGTAGCAGTCTATTTAGTGCCATCATAACCAGCATAAACCAATGGTCATAGATGGTAGTTTTAAGTTGACATGTATTGTACTTTAGTTGACTCTACATTGTACTCCTGTATTATCTAAGTCACTGTCTTCACCAACCTGTTGTTATTCTTGTagcaaagtatatatatatatatagcactaCTTACAAAGGAGAGGCCTCTGTTAAGTGGTGTACAGTGTGTACAGAATAGGAGTAGGGTGGTGTCAGGGTGCCCATGCCGGTGTTCGTGGCAGTGACGTCTTTTTTCTCACAAAGAAGATGAATTCAGGCCAATTTGTGGCTTTTAGGAAAACCACAGGCTACAGATCGCTATGCTCACCTCTGCCACTCAGTTTCACGGCGATATCCCTGACATGGTCAGATGACGTTAGTGATGGAGCGCACGCCTGGACACGTGTATATATTG
Proteins encoded in this window:
- the LOC126984060 gene encoding 2-oxoglutarate dehydrogenase complex component E1-like isoform X1, translating into MNRARAMSHLLSRASPGMPLTAARAWMLGAIRNKASAPPPPALAAEPFLNGSSSNYVEEMYTAWLEDPKSVHQSWDTFFRNASAGARPGEAYTAPPSLAEPLPHHVPLSSLAPALTSSHMVSETPISDKIIDDHLAVQGIIRAYQARGHLVAALDPLGIDREALSERHPTTLPSKTVVRNYFDYIEESDMERSFKLPLSTFVGGNEKTLALKEIIKRLEDAYCRSIGVEFMFINSLEQCNWIRQKFETPGIMHMNAQDKRLLLARLTRSHGFENFLARKFSSEKRFGLEGCEILIPAMKQVIDRSTSLGVESFVMGMPHRGRLNVLSNVCRKPLEHIFSQFAGLDTGDEGSGDVKYHLGTYVERLNRVTNKNIRLAIVANPSHLEAVNPVVQGKTRAEQFYHGDSEGNKVLSVLLHGDAAFSGQGIVFETFHLSELPQYTTHGTIHIVVNNQIGFTTDPRMSRSSPYCTDVARVVNAPIFHVNADDPEAVMHVCNVAADWRHTFHKDVVIDLVCYRRNGHNEIDEPMFTQPLMYNRIRKLKPVIDLYADKLINEEVVTPEEAKEVRDKYEKILEEAFAAAKMETRVFNKHWIDSPWSGFFEGKDPLRASPTGIHEDTLNHICRRFASAPPNASDFVIHRGLQRILNTRLEMTKDRTIDWAMGEAVAFGSLLKEGIHVRLSGQDVERGTFSHRHHILHHQKVTNDSPVDKSQYNALANLYPDQAPYTVCNSSLSEYAVLGFELGFSMTNPNALVIWEAQFGDFNNTAQCIIDQFIASGQSKWIRQTGLVMLLPHGMEGMGPEHSSARLERFLQMTSDDPDVLPAFSSDFAIRQLSDINWIVANCSTPANLFHILRRQIVLPFRKPLILMTPKSLLRHPEAKSSFDDLVEGTEFRRVIPDEGPAAKNPSGVKKLIFCSGKVYYDLTAARKEAGLEDTIAIGRVEQIAPFPYDLIKQECDKYPDAELVWSQEEHKNMGSWSYIQPRIATCLNCERHITQSPSESQESQSWYEYWFPWLFPTSSPSEVMPSEVPVTTQSDTPSVTREVRYCGRPVSASPATGNKKTHQRELKNLLEDSLTVSQ